A region of Photobacterium sanguinicancri DNA encodes the following proteins:
- the tatB gene encoding Sec-independent protein translocase protein TatB, whose product MFDIGFWELILISVVGLVVLGPERLPVAIRSVSRWVGAARNMANSVKDELSQELKIQELQENLKKAEQMGMQDLSPELRDSVDELKKAASDVQRPYADKKSEQSSATTSQKQE is encoded by the coding sequence GTGTTTGATATCGGGTTCTGGGAGTTAATACTGATCTCCGTTGTGGGATTAGTCGTACTGGGGCCGGAGCGTCTGCCAGTCGCGATTCGTTCTGTTTCGCGTTGGGTAGGTGCTGCTCGTAATATGGCAAACTCGGTTAAAGATGAATTGTCTCAAGAATTAAAGATTCAAGAGCTACAAGAAAATCTTAAAAAAGCCGAGCAAATGGGGATGCAGGATTTATCGCCTGAATTGCGTGACTCTGTCGATGAGCTGAAAAAAGCCGCGTCAGACGTGCAGCGTCCTTATGCTGATAAAAAAAGCGAGCAATCCTCAGCCACGACTTCTCAAAAGCAGGAGTAG
- a CDS encoding class I SAM-dependent methyltransferase: protein MQLALICEAPQRQGELDQLAQRWGLSHTDSSDFALVLTEERLELRKLDEPKLGAVYVDLAGGAASHRRKFGGGRGQAIAKAVGLKGGVMPKVLDGTAGLGRDAFVLASLGCKVQMVERHPVVAALLDDGLTRAKQDPEIGGWVSERLTLLHASSQQALIDLADNADFEAPEVVYLDPMYPHKKKSALVKKEMRVFQSLVGADLDADGLLTPALALATKRVVVKRPDYAEFLDLVKPSTAIETKKNRFDVYVKAAMK from the coding sequence GTGCAATTAGCTTTAATCTGTGAAGCCCCACAACGTCAGGGCGAGCTAGACCAATTAGCGCAACGCTGGGGACTTAGCCATACTGATAGCAGCGATTTTGCGTTGGTACTTACTGAAGAGCGTCTTGAACTGCGTAAGTTAGACGAACCTAAGCTGGGTGCAGTGTATGTCGATCTTGCTGGTGGTGCCGCTTCTCATCGTCGTAAATTCGGTGGTGGCCGTGGACAAGCGATTGCTAAAGCTGTTGGCCTTAAAGGCGGTGTGATGCCTAAGGTGCTAGATGGTACCGCTGGCTTAGGGCGTGATGCTTTTGTGCTGGCAAGCTTGGGTTGTAAAGTGCAGATGGTCGAACGTCACCCTGTTGTGGCTGCACTGCTTGATGATGGCTTAACCCGTGCTAAACAAGATCCTGAAATTGGTGGTTGGGTAAGTGAACGGTTGACGTTACTGCACGCATCAAGCCAGCAAGCTTTGATCGACTTAGCGGATAATGCTGACTTTGAAGCACCAGAAGTGGTGTATTTGGATCCTATGTATCCACATAAAAAGAAATCGGCATTGGTGAAAAAAGAGATGCGGGTATTCCAATCGCTAGTCGGTGCGGATCTGGATGCTGATGGCTTATTAACACCGGCACTGGCGCTAGCGACTAAACGGGTGGTGGTTAAACGCCCTGACTATGCTGAATTTTTAGATTTGGTGAAGCCTTCTACGGCGATTGAAACTAAAAAGAATCGGTTCGATGTTTATGTAAAGGCGGCCATGAAATAA
- a CDS encoding heme biosynthesis HemY N-terminal domain-containing protein encodes MIKLLLLVAALIAGVVVGPMLAGNQGYVLISAANQTIEMSVTTLILCVVVLLGVLFLLENILKRIFSLSSSTRGWFAGRKTRKARALTANGLMKVIEGDWKQAEKLVVKAVKYSDTPMLNYLAAAEAAQGQGDTEQRDDYLRLASDLDSQNLAVALTRAKLQLRQKEYEQALATLCDIKQNHGRNPIMLGLLKECYIQLEDWKPLLALLPQLEKQHVITAEEAVILAQKAECGLMVHIAQHSGSDGLMGHWNGLSRKDKQRPELVACFVRQMITKKADSEAYAVLRDSLKKQSNDTLIELVAELNLPDNHPAIVRLQDLLRYDSNNPVTHSALAQLFMRDEKWEEAKGHFEQAIALRPDVTDYAHLVKVLEKLNDEQGAASVSRQALTLALPAKI; translated from the coding sequence ATGATCAAACTGTTACTACTTGTAGCGGCGCTGATTGCTGGTGTCGTGGTTGGCCCTATGCTGGCAGGTAATCAAGGTTATGTCCTGATATCAGCAGCTAACCAAACCATAGAAATGAGTGTCACTACGCTTATCTTATGTGTTGTGGTGTTGTTAGGCGTGTTGTTCTTACTCGAAAACATCCTAAAACGTATCTTCTCACTCAGCAGTTCAACTCGTGGCTGGTTTGCGGGTCGTAAAACCCGTAAAGCGCGAGCACTCACAGCAAACGGCTTGATGAAAGTGATCGAAGGTGACTGGAAACAAGCAGAAAAGCTCGTTGTGAAAGCGGTGAAGTACAGCGATACACCAATGCTAAACTACTTGGCTGCAGCGGAAGCCGCACAAGGCCAAGGCGATACAGAACAACGTGATGATTACCTTCGCTTAGCCTCTGACCTTGATAGCCAAAACCTCGCTGTTGCGTTAACTCGTGCCAAGCTACAGTTACGCCAAAAAGAATATGAGCAAGCATTAGCTACACTTTGTGATATCAAACAAAACCACGGTCGCAACCCGATCATGCTGGGCCTACTCAAAGAGTGCTACATCCAGCTTGAAGATTGGAAACCGTTATTAGCCCTACTACCTCAGCTTGAGAAACAACACGTTATTACGGCTGAAGAAGCTGTAATACTGGCTCAGAAGGCTGAATGTGGTTTGATGGTACACATAGCTCAACACAGTGGTAGCGATGGCCTAATGGGTCACTGGAACGGCCTTAGCCGTAAAGACAAGCAACGCCCAGAACTCGTGGCCTGCTTTGTTCGCCAAATGATCACCAAAAAAGCAGATAGCGAAGCGTACGCAGTGCTACGTGATTCGCTGAAAAAGCAAAGCAACGACACCTTAATTGAGTTAGTGGCTGAACTGAATCTGCCAGATAACCACCCAGCGATTGTTCGCCTGCAAGATTTACTACGCTACGACAGCAACAACCCAGTGACGCATAGCGCACTGGCGCAACTGTTTATGCGAGATGAAAAGTGGGAAGAAGCAAAAGGTCATTTCGAGCAAGCTATCGCGCTTCGTCCTGATGTGACCGATTACGCGCATTTGGTTAAAGTGCTAGAAAAACTCAATGATGAACAAGGTGCCGCGTCGGTTTCTCGTCAAGCACTAACATTAGCACTTCCTGCTAAGATCTAA
- the tatA gene encoding Sec-independent protein translocase subunit TatA, with amino-acid sequence MGGISIWQLLIIALIIVLLFGTKKLRTLGGDLGSAVKGFKKAIGDDEQAAAKKDNDADFDQKQLSEKEGEQVQSGQKDQKDKEQV; translated from the coding sequence ATGGGTGGTATCAGTATTTGGCAATTATTAATCATTGCACTGATCATTGTTCTTTTATTCGGAACCAAAAAACTTCGTACACTGGGCGGTGATTTAGGCTCAGCAGTGAAGGGTTTCAAAAAAGCGATCGGCGATGACGAACAAGCTGCTGCTAAGAAAGATAACGACGCTGATTTCGATCAGAAGCAATTGTCTGAAAAAGAGGGTGAGCAAGTTCAATCTGGCCAGAAAGACCAAAAAGACAAAGAGCAGGTTTAA
- the ubiB gene encoding ubiquinone biosynthesis regulatory protein kinase UbiB, with product MTYSELKRLYQIIEVKLRYGLDDFLPDDPRVKLPKLARKSLFWVKNQHADKSLGERLRLALQELGPVWIKLGQMMSTRRDLFPPHIADQLAMLQDQVEPFDGRLAKQHMEEALGGPLEQWFDDFDEVPLASASIAQVHTAILKENGREVVLKVIRPDILPVIQADIKLMYRMAGIVSSLLPEARRLRPTEVVREYEKTLLDELNLMREAANSIQLRRNFEDSDMLYVPEMFTDYSRERLLVMERIYGIQVSDIDALKANGTDLKLLSENAVTVFFTQVFRDSFFHADMHPGNIFVSYERPENPQWIALDCGIVGTLNREDKRYLAENLLAFFHRDYRKVAELHVDSGWVPPDTNVDEFEVAIRTVCEPIFEKPICEISFGHVLLNLFNTARRFNMEVQPQLVLLQKTLLYVEGLGRQLYPQLDLWDTAKPFLEDWMSRQVGPQAIVEAVKSKAPFWAEKLPELPELLYDSLRQGKAMNQRMDKLYDNFMESRRNQGQARFHFGIGATLVVCSAILFSNHVETYPAVSAAMGVTFWLLGWRACRK from the coding sequence ATGACTTATTCCGAATTAAAGCGTCTATACCAAATTATCGAAGTGAAACTTCGATACGGTCTCGACGATTTCTTACCTGATGATCCCCGAGTGAAACTCCCGAAACTTGCCCGAAAATCTCTTTTTTGGGTTAAGAACCAACACGCGGATAAATCATTGGGTGAGCGCTTACGCTTAGCACTACAAGAGCTAGGGCCTGTGTGGATCAAGCTGGGTCAGATGATGTCGACCCGCCGAGATTTGTTTCCGCCACACATCGCCGATCAACTTGCCATGCTGCAAGACCAAGTTGAGCCGTTTGATGGTCGCTTAGCTAAGCAACACATGGAAGAAGCCTTAGGTGGGCCGCTAGAACAATGGTTTGATGATTTTGATGAAGTGCCATTGGCGTCGGCATCGATAGCGCAAGTTCACACCGCTATTTTGAAAGAAAATGGCCGTGAAGTGGTACTGAAAGTCATCCGCCCAGACATTCTGCCAGTGATTCAAGCGGACATTAAACTGATGTACCGCATGGCTGGGATTGTTTCTAGCTTGCTACCTGAAGCGCGCCGTCTGCGTCCGACAGAAGTGGTGCGTGAATACGAAAAAACCCTGCTCGATGAGCTGAATTTGATGCGTGAAGCGGCGAACAGTATTCAACTGCGTCGTAACTTTGAAGACAGCGATATGCTGTACGTGCCAGAAATGTTCACTGATTACAGCCGTGAACGATTACTTGTCATGGAACGCATATATGGTATTCAAGTTTCAGATATTGATGCGCTCAAAGCGAACGGAACAGATTTAAAGTTACTGTCAGAAAATGCAGTCACAGTCTTCTTTACCCAAGTATTTCGTGATAGCTTCTTTCATGCCGACATGCACCCTGGGAATATTTTCGTTTCGTATGAGCGACCTGAAAACCCACAGTGGATAGCACTAGATTGCGGTATTGTTGGTACGCTTAATCGAGAAGATAAGCGCTATCTGGCTGAAAACTTACTGGCCTTTTTCCACCGTGACTACCGTAAAGTCGCGGAGTTACATGTGGACTCTGGCTGGGTTCCACCAGATACTAATGTTGACGAATTTGAAGTTGCTATTCGAACGGTATGTGAACCTATTTTTGAGAAGCCAATTTGTGAAATCTCATTTGGTCATGTGCTGTTGAATTTATTTAATACCGCGCGTCGATTTAATATGGAAGTGCAGCCGCAGCTAGTATTGCTGCAGAAAACACTGCTATATGTAGAAGGATTAGGTCGCCAGTTATATCCACAATTAGATTTGTGGGATACCGCTAAACCTTTCCTTGAAGATTGGATGTCGCGTCAAGTTGGCCCGCAAGCCATCGTGGAAGCTGTAAAGAGTAAAGCACCATTTTGGGCTGAAAAATTACCCGAATTACCTGAATTACTTTACGACAGTTTGCGCCAAGGCAAAGCGATGAATCAGCGAATGGATAAACTCTATGACAATTTCATGGAGAGCCGTCGCAATCAAGGCCAAGCTAGATTCCATTTTGGCATTGGTGCAACTTTGGTTGTATGTTCTGCCATACTTTTTAGTAATCATGTTGAAACCTATCCGGCAGTCTCTGCTGCAATGGGCGTCACGTTTTGGTTACTAGGGTGGCGAGCTTGCCGCAAATAG
- a CDS encoding ABC transporter substrate binding protein encodes MRFLLLLLFPVTFSTFAAPPKTLVIHSYHQGLRWTDSLQAGLEVATNSRDIPFSISYMDSKRYQSPKYLNELLDVYRTKLQKEKYDAIVVTDDHALWLVNQLGDYVGDTPVVFGGINNYNAQKHNKIKHVVGVLELSRAVENVKLAKSLQPNLKRLYVLADRTYTGQELWHDVEEYKRKAPSLDIELIKLPNYKFDDVLDFASDLPPDSAIILLVYFKDGDGQFRASRKFVKQLTERASAPVYVMYNFMLQYGATGGVVTSGYDLGTMMGKLLNNVLDGDIVSYPVLQSSPSQLMLNYPMLEKWGIDVDNDQALLLNQPLTWFERHKKELKTMLFTILVMGPVIILLSLMIRRQRKSEHQLQQSQALFEGVFDQSFQYIAILETHGSLVSANLALQNLLGRSIIKYDRPLWRWDCWDQDGALQLSQAFLLAQSDQMSRFTAELQSSDGDRLMLDITIKSMPFDEAGSGQMLFEARDITARSQMEDKLRDREVSYSLLYEQQPVILLTIDSQARIQSVNQFAADLLGYDKRQLLGHKVTDFYLDSTAIPQQFVASAAQESDQKVWRRQLQYRCARGDTVWIRETIRPAQSKKQLLIVGEDITSTHQLEAKLAYQACHDYLTDLFNRSYFEQQLERVLLDVCDKGARHAMFYIDLDQFKVINDTAGHEAGDEALKQVALMLQSITPSKATLARLGGDEFAVILRHCDASDALAFGREILLLLDESEFYWQNSRFSFSCSIGVRLIDETAGSPQQVHAQADTACYAAKDEGRNRLHLYHPDDEELKRRELEMEYVNHIRDALAEKRLDLYAQQISPLGGEHGKHHYEILVRMRNQDGSMVSPGLFIPAAERYNLAHLIDRYVVQEAIGWLQANPKAIEQLELCAINLSGQSMGNRDFVEFLIDRIRHSGIPTEKLCLEITETAAIGNMSEAIQLFTQLKSLGCLISLDDFGSGLSSFGYLKRMPVDIIKIDGMFVRDIAEDEMDFAMVKAINELAKKMGKKTVAEFVENEAILAKLQDLGVDYAQGYLFGKPQPLAKLVAELSQDQNAVV; translated from the coding sequence ATGCGCTTTCTTCTCTTGTTACTTTTTCCTGTGACCTTTTCCACTTTTGCGGCTCCGCCTAAAACCTTAGTGATCCACTCCTATCATCAAGGGCTTCGCTGGACTGATTCACTGCAAGCGGGTTTAGAAGTGGCGACTAATTCACGTGATATCCCCTTCAGTATTAGCTATATGGACAGTAAGCGTTATCAGTCGCCAAAATATCTAAATGAACTGCTTGATGTCTATCGTACAAAACTGCAAAAAGAAAAATATGATGCGATTGTCGTAACTGACGATCATGCTTTATGGCTAGTGAACCAGCTTGGCGACTATGTAGGGGATACCCCTGTGGTGTTTGGCGGTATTAATAATTATAACGCCCAAAAACATAACAAAATTAAACATGTTGTCGGTGTGCTTGAGTTATCTCGGGCGGTTGAGAATGTTAAGTTAGCCAAAAGCTTACAGCCGAACCTTAAGCGTTTATATGTTTTAGCCGATCGAACTTATACCGGGCAAGAGTTGTGGCACGATGTAGAAGAATATAAGCGTAAAGCTCCCAGTCTTGATATCGAATTGATTAAATTGCCTAACTATAAGTTTGATGATGTGCTGGACTTTGCCAGTGATTTACCACCCGATTCAGCGATCATCTTGCTTGTGTATTTTAAAGATGGCGATGGTCAGTTTCGGGCCAGTCGAAAGTTTGTTAAGCAGCTAACAGAGAGAGCATCGGCACCTGTTTATGTGATGTATAACTTCATGTTGCAGTATGGGGCGACAGGCGGGGTGGTGACCAGTGGTTATGACCTGGGCACTATGATGGGTAAATTACTCAATAATGTCTTAGACGGTGATATCGTCAGCTATCCAGTATTGCAGTCGAGTCCGAGCCAGTTGATGCTCAATTATCCAATGTTAGAGAAGTGGGGGATTGATGTTGATAACGACCAAGCGTTATTGCTTAATCAGCCGCTGACTTGGTTTGAACGTCACAAGAAAGAACTCAAAACCATGCTGTTTACCATTTTGGTGATGGGGCCTGTGATTATTTTGTTGTCTCTTATGATCCGCCGCCAGCGTAAGAGCGAACATCAATTGCAGCAAAGTCAGGCATTATTTGAAGGGGTGTTTGATCAAAGCTTTCAATATATCGCGATCTTGGAAACGCATGGCAGTTTAGTCTCTGCGAATCTAGCGCTACAGAATTTATTAGGCCGCAGCATCATTAAGTATGATCGCCCACTATGGCGTTGGGATTGTTGGGATCAAGATGGGGCATTGCAGCTTAGCCAAGCTTTCCTCTTGGCACAAAGCGATCAAATGTCACGCTTTACCGCGGAGCTACAAAGCAGCGATGGCGATCGCTTGATGTTAGATATCACCATCAAAAGCATGCCATTTGATGAGGCGGGTTCTGGCCAAATGTTATTTGAAGCGCGGGATATTACGGCTCGCAGCCAGATGGAAGATAAACTGCGCGATCGTGAGGTGAGCTATAGCCTGTTGTATGAACAGCAGCCCGTTATTTTACTGACTATTGATAGCCAAGCGCGCATTCAATCGGTCAATCAATTTGCAGCCGATCTTCTGGGTTACGATAAACGCCAGCTACTTGGTCATAAAGTCACGGATTTCTATTTGGATAGCACCGCTATTCCTCAGCAATTTGTTGCGTCGGCCGCTCAAGAAAGTGATCAAAAAGTATGGCGTCGTCAGTTGCAGTATCGCTGTGCTCGCGGTGATACAGTCTGGATTCGTGAAACCATCCGTCCAGCTCAATCGAAAAAACAGTTGTTGATTGTGGGAGAAGACATTACCTCTACCCATCAGCTGGAAGCCAAGTTGGCGTATCAAGCATGCCATGATTACCTGACGGATTTGTTTAACCGATCTTACTTTGAACAGCAATTAGAACGGGTCTTGTTAGACGTGTGCGACAAAGGTGCGCGTCATGCCATGTTCTATATTGATTTAGACCAGTTCAAAGTGATTAACGATACCGCAGGGCATGAAGCTGGTGATGAAGCGCTAAAGCAAGTGGCGTTAATGCTACAAAGCATCACGCCGAGTAAAGCGACCTTAGCCCGATTAGGGGGCGATGAATTTGCCGTGATCTTACGTCACTGTGATGCTAGCGATGCCCTCGCTTTTGGTCGGGAAATTCTATTGCTGCTTGATGAATCTGAATTCTATTGGCAGAACTCTCGTTTTAGTTTTAGTTGCTCGATTGGGGTGCGTTTGATTGATGAAACGGCAGGTTCACCCCAGCAAGTTCACGCCCAAGCGGATACCGCATGCTACGCCGCCAAAGATGAAGGGCGTAATCGCTTACACCTCTACCATCCGGATGATGAAGAGCTAAAGCGTCGTGAATTAGAAATGGAATACGTTAATCATATTCGTGACGCCTTGGCTGAAAAGCGGTTAGATTTATATGCGCAGCAAATCTCGCCGTTAGGGGGCGAGCACGGTAAGCATCATTATGAAATCTTGGTGCGGATGCGTAATCAAGATGGCTCGATGGTCTCGCCTGGATTGTTTATTCCCGCGGCTGAGCGTTATAACTTAGCGCACTTGATCGATCGTTATGTGGTGCAAGAAGCGATTGGATGGCTGCAAGCAAACCCGAAAGCTATCGAGCAGTTAGAGCTGTGTGCGATAAACTTGTCGGGACAGTCGATGGGCAATCGTGATTTTGTTGAATTCTTGATTGATCGTATTCGCCATTCTGGGATCCCTACTGAAAAACTCTGCTTAGAAATTACTGAAACCGCGGCCATTGGTAACATGAGTGAGGCGATACAACTCTTTACTCAATTAAAATCGTTAGGCTGTTTAATTTCGCTGGATGATTTTGGGTCAGGGCTATCATCGTTTGGCTATTTGAAGCGGATGCCGGTCGATATTATTAAAATCGATGGTATGTTTGTCCGCGATATTGCCGAAGATGAGATGGATTTTGCGATGGTAAAAGCGATCAATGAACTAGCCAAAAAAATGGGTAAGAAAACCGTGGCAGAGTTTGTTGAAAATGAAGCCATCTTGGCGAAGCTGCAAGATCTCGGGGTTGATTACGCGCAGGGCTATTTATTTGGCAAACCCCAGCCGTTAGCGAAACTGGTGGCAGAGTTGAGCCAAGACCAAAATGCGGTGGTATAA
- the asnC gene encoding transcriptional regulator AsnC, with protein sequence MTPLPRIDDLDRDILDALMTDARTPYAEMAKRFNVSPATVHVRVEKMRAAAIITGTEVVVNPKLLGYDVCCFIGINLNAARDYHSALAKLNDLDEVVEAYYTTGAYNIFVKLMCRSIEELQHVLIDKLQAIDEVQSTETLISLQNPINRNVKP encoded by the coding sequence ATGACCCCGCTACCACGGATAGATGACCTCGACCGCGATATCTTAGATGCTCTAATGACCGATGCCCGTACACCATACGCGGAGATGGCTAAGCGTTTCAATGTTAGCCCTGCAACGGTGCACGTGCGGGTAGAAAAAATGCGCGCAGCGGCGATCATTACGGGAACCGAGGTGGTCGTGAATCCGAAGCTGCTCGGTTACGATGTCTGTTGTTTTATTGGCATTAACTTAAATGCAGCCCGTGATTACCATTCAGCCTTGGCAAAACTCAATGACCTCGATGAAGTGGTTGAAGCTTATTACACCACAGGGGCATATAACATCTTCGTCAAATTGATGTGTAGATCAATTGAAGAATTACAACACGTGTTGATTGATAAGCTCCAAGCGATTGATGAAGTGCAATCGACTGAGACCCTGATCTCATTGCAAAATCCGATCAATCGAAACGTAAAACCTTAA
- the hemB gene encoding porphobilinogen synthase → MSVSIQGAFPARRMRRMRKHDFSRRLMAENQISVNDLIYPMFVLMGKNRRETVESMPGIERLSIDLMLQEAEYLAKLGVPAIALFPVVSQDFKSVCAGEAYNPEGLVQRAVRLLKEHVPEMGVITDVALDPFTIHGQDGIIDEDGYVINDVTTEILIKQALSHAEAGADVVAPSDMMDGRIGAIREALEEAGFIHTQIMAYSAKYASNYYGPFRDAVGSSGNLKGGDKKTYQMDPANSDEALHEVAMDINEGADMVMVKPGMPYLDVVRRVKTELKVPTFAYQVSGEYAMHMAAIQNGWLKERETVLESLMCFKRAGADGILTYFAKSVAEWLAEEAAARQADAASISGEQ, encoded by the coding sequence GTGTCTGTATCTATTCAGGGCGCGTTTCCAGCACGCCGTATGCGCAGAATGCGTAAACATGACTTCAGTCGTCGTTTAATGGCTGAAAACCAGATCTCCGTAAACGATCTGATTTACCCAATGTTTGTTCTTATGGGTAAAAATCGTCGTGAAACGGTAGAGTCGATGCCGGGTATTGAGCGTCTGTCGATTGATCTGATGCTCCAAGAAGCGGAATATTTAGCGAAGCTTGGTGTACCTGCGATAGCCTTATTCCCAGTCGTTTCCCAAGACTTTAAAAGCGTTTGTGCCGGTGAAGCTTACAACCCAGAAGGTTTGGTACAGCGCGCCGTGCGTCTGTTAAAAGAGCATGTGCCAGAGATGGGCGTGATTACGGATGTGGCATTAGACCCATTCACCATTCACGGCCAAGATGGCATCATTGATGAAGATGGTTACGTGATCAATGACGTCACCACTGAAATATTAATTAAACAAGCACTATCACACGCGGAAGCGGGTGCCGATGTGGTTGCACCATCAGACATGATGGATGGCCGTATTGGTGCCATTCGTGAAGCGCTTGAAGAGGCGGGTTTTATTCATACCCAAATCATGGCGTACTCAGCGAAATATGCGTCTAACTATTACGGTCCGTTCCGTGATGCCGTCGGTTCGTCGGGTAACCTCAAAGGTGGAGATAAGAAAACCTACCAAATGGACCCAGCGAATTCAGATGAAGCACTGCATGAAGTGGCGATGGACATCAATGAAGGCGCTGACATGGTGATGGTGAAGCCAGGCATGCCATACCTAGATGTGGTTCGCAGAGTGAAAACCGAACTGAAAGTACCGACGTTTGCTTACCAAGTATCTGGTGAGTATGCGATGCACATGGCGGCAATCCAAAATGGTTGGCTGAAAGAGCGAGAGACCGTATTGGAATCGCTTATGTGCTTCAAGCGTGCAGGTGCAGATGGTATTTTGACTTACTTTGCGAAGAGCGTTGCAGAGTGGTTGGCTGAAGAAGCGGCTGCTCGTCAGGCAGATGCTGCATCTATCAGTGGCGAACAATAA
- the tatC gene encoding Sec-independent protein translocase subunit TatC: protein MSTVEETQPLFSHLLELRNRLLRSLLSVLVVFLCLVWFANDIYAFLSAPLVEKLPEGASMIATDVASPFFTPIKLTLVASVFVAVPMILYQVWGFIAPGLYKHERKLIMPLLFSSSLLFYAGVSFAYFVVFPLVFGFFTSIAPEGVQVATDISSYLDFILALFMAFGIAFEVPVAIILLCWTGATDPESLRQKRPYIVVGAFVVGMMLTPPDIISQTLLAVPMCILFEVGLFFARFYVRKDVDAEEE, encoded by the coding sequence ATGTCGACAGTCGAAGAGACGCAACCTCTCTTTAGCCATTTGCTAGAGTTGCGAAATAGACTATTGCGTTCGCTACTGAGTGTCTTGGTGGTATTTCTGTGTTTAGTATGGTTCGCCAACGACATCTATGCCTTCTTGTCAGCCCCTTTGGTAGAAAAACTACCTGAAGGTGCCAGCATGATTGCAACAGATGTGGCGTCACCGTTCTTTACTCCGATAAAACTGACCTTAGTCGCCTCGGTGTTTGTTGCTGTGCCTATGATTTTGTACCAAGTTTGGGGCTTTATTGCACCGGGCTTGTATAAGCATGAGCGTAAGCTGATCATGCCACTATTATTCTCTAGCTCACTGCTGTTTTATGCCGGTGTGTCTTTTGCGTACTTTGTGGTATTTCCATTGGTGTTTGGTTTCTTCACCAGCATTGCGCCTGAAGGGGTGCAAGTAGCAACGGATATATCCAGTTATCTCGACTTTATCCTCGCGCTGTTCATGGCGTTTGGTATTGCATTCGAGGTGCCTGTTGCGATTATCTTGTTGTGCTGGACGGGAGCCACTGATCCTGAAAGCTTACGTCAAAAGCGTCCATACATTGTTGTAGGGGCGTTCGTGGTAGGTATGATGCTGACACCACCAGACATTATTTCGCAAACACTGCTTGCAGTGCCGATGTGTATTTTGTTTGAAGTTGGCTTATTCTTCGCGCGTTTCTATGTCCGTAAAGATGTAGACGCTGAAGAAGAGTGA
- the tatD gene encoding 3'-5' ssDNA/RNA exonuclease TatD, giving the protein MIDIGVNLTNARFDKDRDEVITRAQAAGVTGLILTGTSIEESQQAWQMAAQWPNYCFSTAGVHPHDAKSVDDLTLPAIRALAAKPEVVAIGECGLDFNRDFSPRPQQEAVFEAQLALAAELNMPVFMHCRDAHQRFIDILSPWRDKLPAAVLHCFTGSEQELRECLALDLHIGITGWVCDERRGTELRDIVRHIPDNRLMIETDCPYLLPRDYRPKPKSSRNEPQFLPHIATVIAACRDQQVADVMMNSRATTQAFFAIEPC; this is encoded by the coding sequence ATGATTGATATTGGCGTAAATCTAACCAATGCGCGATTTGATAAAGATCGTGATGAAGTGATAACGCGAGCTCAAGCGGCGGGTGTGACGGGGCTGATATTAACGGGAACCAGTATTGAAGAAAGCCAGCAGGCATGGCAAATGGCTGCACAATGGCCAAACTATTGTTTCAGTACGGCAGGGGTGCACCCCCATGACGCTAAGTCAGTGGATGATCTAACACTCCCCGCTATCCGTGCTTTAGCTGCCAAGCCTGAAGTGGTGGCCATTGGTGAATGTGGCTTAGATTTCAATCGTGACTTTTCTCCCCGTCCCCAGCAAGAAGCGGTGTTTGAAGCACAACTCGCGCTAGCGGCAGAATTGAACATGCCCGTTTTTATGCATTGTCGCGATGCTCATCAGCGCTTTATTGATATTCTTTCCCCATGGCGCGATAAGTTACCTGCGGCGGTTCTGCATTGCTTTACGGGCAGTGAACAAGAGCTACGAGAATGCCTTGCACTTGATCTGCATATTGGCATTACGGGGTGGGTATGCGATGAACGCCGTGGTACCGAGTTGCGGGATATTGTTCGCCATATCCCCGATAATCGCTTGATGATCGAAACCGATTGTCCATATCTTTTACCGCGTGATTATCGACCAAAACCCAAATCGAGTCGTAACGAACCTCAGTTTTTACCGCATATAGCGACAGTGATTGCGGCATGTCGTGATCAGCAAGTCGCTGATGTAATGATGAATTCTCGTGCTACAACCCAAGCATTTTTTGCGATCGAACCATGCTAA